Within the Pseudomonas fulva genome, the region CGCCGGTCAGGCGCTTGTAGAACGCCTGCATGAGGTCGCCCTGCTCTTCGGCGGGGATTGGCGCCAAGTAATCCTGCCAGTAATCGGGGAACAGCCGGCTGGCGCCCTCCTGGTAGAACCATTTGAACTCCTGGGGGCGGCACAGGAAGATGCCACGCAGGATCAGCGCCTGCACGCGATCCGGGTGCTTCTGGGCGTAGGCCAGCGACAGGGTCGAACCCCAGGAGCCACCGAACAGCACCCACTTGTCGATACCCAGGTGCTCGCGGATACGCTCCATGTCGGCGACCAGGTCCCAGGTGGTGTTGTTCTCCAGGCTGGCATGGGGCGTGGAACGGCCGCAGCCGCGCTGGTCGAAGGTGACGATGCGGTACAGGTTCGGGTCGAAGTAGCGGCGGCTCGCCGCATCGCAACCGGCGCCAGGGCCGCCGTGCACGAACAGCACCGGCAGACCATCCGCCGAGCCGCTCTCGTCCACGTAGAGAACGTGCGGGGCGTCTACCGCCAGCTCGTGACGGGCGTACGGTTTGATCTCCGGATACAGCGTCTGCATGGTGCCCTCCTGAGGAAGAATTGAGTTAGGCTCGGGCCGCTCGCGCGTGGCGGGCTACTGCGCTCGTTCAGGCATCATAACCATGAAAAGGAAATTCGGCATGTCGATACGGAAATTTGCCACCCCCCTGCTGCTGCTCGGCGCTCTGCTCAGCGGCTGCGGCGCCAAGGACGACCCGCAGGCCAGGCTGGAAGCTGCGGTGCAGCAGCTGCAGGACAACCTCGAAGCCAAGAAGACCTCAGCAGTGATGGACCAACTGCACAGCGAATTCCGCGCCCAGCAGGCCAACGACCGCGAATGGGCCAAGCGCACCATGACCCTGCTGTTCCTGCGCCACAACAACGTCAAGGTGCTGGCCCTGAGCAAGGATAGCCGTGTGGATGTGACGTACCGCGACAAGGGTTACACGGACGCGCAGGTCGGCCTGACCGGTGCCGAAGGGCTGATCCCCAATAGCGCCCGGCATTACGCGGTGAAGCTGCAATGGTGGCAGGACGACGGTGAATGGAAGTTGGCGCGGCTGGAATGGGAGTGAATGCGAGCAGAAGGTGATAGCGGATCCAGTCAGGCCGGATCCGCTATCAGCGGCGCAATCACTGGGCGGGCTTGGCGCCTTCGCGCCAGATCAGCTCGTCGGTGTCATAGCCCTGGGCGCGGGCCACGGACAGCAGTTCGTCACGCACTTCATTGGAAATCGTCGGGGTACGCGACAGCAGCCACAGGTACTTGCGATTCGGGTGGCCGACCAGGGCGGTCTGATAGTCGTCGTCCAGGTCCAGCACCCAATACTCGCCCTTGCTCACGCCGGGCAGCAGGCGGCTGAACCAGTTGTCGAAGGTCACCCACAGCTTGTCGGTCTTGCCTTCGACCTGGGGCACGGCACGCCCCTCGACCTGGGTCCACTGGCCATCGGCCTCGCGGCAGCGGTTGGTCACCGATACGCTGCCGTCGTCCTGCAAGCCGTAGTGAGCTTCGGACTCCACGCACTTGCGCTGGAAGAACATCGGCAGGCGTGCCACCTCGTACCAGGTGCCCTGGTAACGCTCGAGGTCGACGGATTCGACGGTCTTCGGCGGCGCCTCGCCGGTGCCGGAATTGGCGCAGCCGACCAGCAGCAGGGCGCCCAGCGCCATCACGCCCAGGGTACGTTTGTTCATCACTTCAATCCTTTTGCAGAAAACATGATCACCTTGTCACCGGCGTACTGGACACTGATGAAACTCACCTGATCGCCCCAGGTGCAACTGGACATGCCCAGCGCGCCGGAGCATTCGCTCGGCTTGCCCAGCAGATCCTCCACCTCGGCCTTGTTCATGCCCGAATAGAGCTTGGCATAGTTTTCCTGGTTGACCTTGCCGCAGGCGGCCAGCATGACGCAGCCCGCCAGCAGCGCGAGAAAGCGCAGGCGCATGGGATATCTCCGTGGTCTATGAATGCCGGATGCCGGTTCGACGTCAGAAGCGCGAGCCCGGTTCCGCGAGAAAGCGCAACTCGTCCGCGCTGCTGGCGCGCCCGAGAATCTCGTTGCGATGGGGGAAGCGCCCGAAGCGCTGGATGACCTGCTGATGACGCCGGGCGTAGTCGAGAAAGCCGGCGAACAGCGCGCGCTCGGCATCGCCAGCCCCTTCGGCGAGTTCGCCGAACAGCTGCACGGCGCGGGTCTGCTGATGGGGATCCTCGGCATGCTCGAGCACCAGGTAGATGAACACCCGCTGCAGGGGCGACAGCGCCCGATCCCAGCCCAGGGTGATGCCCTCTTCCGCCAGTTCGCGAGCGCGGGCATCGCCGGCAAAGGCCAGCGGCGTATCGCGGTGGATCATGCGCGGCAGTTGGTCGAGCAACAGCACATGGGCGAGCCAGCCACGCGGGTCTGCCGACCAGCCCTGCAGCTCGCCGGCCAGCGCCTGCTCGACCAGCACGCCAAAGCGATCGCTGGCTTCGGCATCCTGCTCGTCGCGCTTGCCGAACCACAGCCGCTGCTTCTCGGCAGCGCTCTGCACGGCCGTGCCCGCGGGGCCGAACCACCAGTCGAGCAACGGCTGCCAGGGCGCCATCGGTCAGGCCTTGTGGTAGCCGGTGACGCGCTCGACTTCTTCCTTGGAACCCAGGAACACCGGCACGCGCTGGTGCAGGGAGTCGGGCTGGATGTCGAGGATGCGCTGCACGCCGTCGGTGGCGGCGCCACCGGCCTGCTCGATGATGAACGACATCGGGTTGGCCTCGTACATCAGGCGCAGCTTGCCGGCCTTGTCCGGCTCGCGGCTGTCGCGCGGGTACATGAACAGGCCGCCGCGGGTCAGGATGCGGTGCACGTCGGCGACCATCGAGGCAATCCAGCGCATGTTGTAGTTCTTGCCCAGCGGGCCTTCCTTGCCAGCCAGCAGCTCGTCCACGTAGCGCTTGACCGGGGCTTCCCAGTGGCGCTGGTTGGACATGTTGATGGCGAATTCGGCGGTGCTTTCCGGCACGCTGATGTTGTCGTGGGTGAGCACGAAGCTGCCTAGCTCGCGGTCCAGGGTGAAGCCCTTGACGCCGTTGCCCAGGGTCAGGATCAGCATGGTCTGCGGACCGTAGATGGCGTAACCGGCGGCGACCTGCTGGGTACCCGGCTGCTGGAAGGCCTTCTCGTTGAGGCTTTCGTTCTGGCTCAGGTATTCGCTGGGGCAGCGCAGCACCGAGAAGATGGTGCCGACCGACACGTTGACGTCGATGTTCGAGGAGCCATCCAGCGGGTCGAATACCAGCAGGTAGGCACCCTTGGGGTACTTGCCGGGGATCTGGTAGGCATTGTCCATTTCCTCGGAGGCCATGCCGGCCAGGTGACCGCCCCACTCGTTGGCTTCGAGCAGGATGTCGTTGGAAATCACGTCGAGCTTCTTCTGTACTTCGCCCTGCACGTTCTCGGTGCCCATGCTGCCCAGCACGCCACCCAGGGCGCCCTTGGAAACGGCATGACTGATTTCCTTGCATGCACGCGCCACCACTTCGATCAGGAAGCGCAGATCGGCCGGGGTGTTTTGACTACGGGTCTGCTCGATGAGGTAACGACTCAGGGTAACGCGGGACATGAAGGACTCCGGGAAGGAAGGTAATCGAAAGGAGTTTAACCCTTTCCAGGAACGGGTGCCTCAGCCGCCGCAGGGATAACGCGCGGCAGCAGGCTGCACACGCGGTTACGTCCGCGACGTTTGGCTTCGTACAAGGCGGCATCGGCAGCCTGCAGCAGCTCGTCGAGCGCCTTGCCCTGTTCGGGCCACAATGCCAGGCCAGCCGAGAGGGTCACGTGGCGCACGCCACTGCGGGTTTCGATCGGTTTTTGCGCCAGTCCCTGGCAGATGGCCTCGAGGCGTTTGGTCGCTTCACGGGCATCGGCACCGGGGAGAATGAGCAGGAACTCTTCGCCGCCGATACGAAAGACCGTATCGGAACTGCGCAAGTTCACCAGCAGATACTGGGCCACGTTCCTGAGCACGTCGTCGCCGTCCAGGTGCCCGTATTCGTCGTTGAGCCGCTTGAAGTGATCGAGGTCGATCAGCGCCAGGGCCAGCGGCGATCTCTCGCGCCGGGCCCGAGCCAGCTCGCGGCCGAACAGCTCGTCCAGGTAGCGGCGGTTGTAGAGCCCGGTCAGCGGGTCGCAGAGGGCCTGTTCGCGCAGCTGCTCGTGCAGGCTGCTGATGGTGCGCAGGCGCTCCTCGCTCAGCGCCAGCGCCTCGGCGAGCTTGAGCTTGGCGATCTGCCGCTGGGTGACGTCGCGCAGGTAGAGCAACTGGCCCAGCACCAGGATGCCGTGGCGGGTCAGCCGCTCGATGGGCCGCATGCGCACTTCGAAATAGTGGTCGGCGTCGCTCTGGATCAGCAGTGGCTCGCGCAGCTCACCCTGCTCGACCAGCTGCGCCTGCAGGTCGCTGCCGAACCCCGGCCAGTCCTTCAGCCGGAGTCCCTGCCAGTCGCGTTCGAGCCCGCCGAGCTTGAGGGCCGCCTGGTTGGCCTCGATCACCCGCCACTGGGTATCGACCACCATCACCGGATCGGGCAGCGCCTCGAGCAGCAAATGCCGAGCGACCGGCACCATGTCGAACAGCCGCACCCCGAGGATCAGCCAGGAAAAGGCTGCCAGGGTGAAGACGAAACTGAACGGCGTCGGATCGACGCCGAACACCACGAACCCGAAACCGACGTAGGCGATGTTGGCCGACCAGGGCACCGCGGTAACCAGTACGAACGCCAGGTAATGACGCCGGTGCACGCCATGGCTGATCAAGGCGGCACGCAGCACCACCCCCAGGCTGAAGCTCATGAACAGGTAGACGTACACCGCCGTGGCGTAGAACAACGGGCCGTGGTCGTAATGGATCGGCGCCCCCGGCTCATCGGACACCGGCCCCGTGGCGGCGCCATAGAACAGGCCGTGCCAGGGGTTGCTCAGCACCACCAGCCAAATCAGCAGCGGCATGAGGATCATGCCCAGCATCGAACGGCGGCTCAGCGGCTTGCGTACGCTGCTCACGTACTGCCAGAGAAACACCGCCCAGAAGGTCGGCACACTGATGATGCCCGGCCACGACATGGTGGCCCAGAGCATCTTGCACGCAGGTGCCACCGAGGCGACCTCCAGGCCGGCCATGGCCATCCACCACATGCTCGCCAGGTGCATCAGGATGAAGGTGTCGCGCCCCGGGAAATCGCGCTGGTTGATCACCCAGCGGGCCAGCAGCACGCCGCCCACGCAGACCACCACGGTCAGCAGTACGGCGAAATCCAGGCGCCAGGCATTGACCAGGCACGAATTCATGCTGCCACCCTGCCCGCCTGGCGGCGAGAAAGGGCCAGACGCGGTGCAGCGCAACGCGAGAGGGAGGCAAGCAAGGCGGACGCATCCATTGCAACAGGCTCAGGAAAGAGGCCAGGACCGGGCACCTGGCAGCCTAGAGTCGACCCGAGCCGCGAGCCACTCAGGGATGCAGACAGGTAGGGCAAGAATTTTCGTCGCTACAATACTGCAATTCATCACATTTTCAGCAGGTTTTTATTGCCTGGTCGTTACCGCGGCGCAGGCGCATGAACGCCAGTTGGCGGATAGCTGTTCACAATTTCCGCAACATCGCTATGATCGCGCGCCGCCAACTACGCGAAACCCTCCGAGATGAAAAGCAACCTGATCGCCGCCGCGGAAATAGACCGCCTCGATACCTGGGCGCGCTATACCGCCGACATGTGCCATAGCTGCATTTCCAGCTGCTGTCAGTTGCCGGTCGAGGTGCGCCTCAATGACCTGATCCGCATCGGCGTGGTCGACGAGTTCGAACGCGGCGAGCCGCCGCGCAACATTGCCAGGCGCCTGCAGAAAGACGGGCTGGTCGAGCGCTTCAACCAGAAGTCCGGGATCTTCACCCTGACGCGCATGAGCAACAACGACTGCTATTACCTGGACCGCAAGACCCGGCTGTGCACCATCTATGAGCGCCGCCCGGATACCTGCCGCAATCACCCCAGGGTCGGTCCGCGTCCCGGCTATTGCGCCTGGCGCCCCAAATAAGGCTGCAACGTCTGGTTACCCGCCCACCTGAACACCTCGCTTCGCCGATGCCTCGAATCCTCCACACCGGCCCGTACCGCCACCCGGAGGATTCACATGCGCTGCCAATTGCTCGCCAGCTTCCTGCTCGTCGCCCTCGGCGCAATGCTGGCAGGCACCGCCACGGCCGACACCAGGCGGCCTGAATGGCAGGAGCCGCTGCTCGAACGTCTGCAGGCGATAGCCGCCAAGCAGGACGGCGAGCTCGGCGTGTACGTCAAGGATCTGCACAGCAACCTGGCAGTGACCCTGCAGGCCGAACGCCTGTGGTACATGGCCTCCGGTATCAAGGTACCGGTGGCCATCGCCGTGCTGCGCGGTGTCGAACGCGGCGACTGGGGGCTCGACACACGCCTGGCCCTTGTCGCCAACGACTTCGTCGACGGCGCCGGCAGCACCAACCAGTACGGTCCCGGCGAGCGCCTGAGCGTGCGCTTCCTGCTCGAGCAGATGATCATCTACAGCGACAACACCGCCACCGACCGGCTGATTCGCCTGGTCGGCCTGGATGCCTTGAATGGCCTGGTTCGCGAACTGGTGCCCGAGGGCTTCGAGCCGATCACCACCCTGGGCGACGTGCGCCGGCATATCTATGCCGAACTGCACCCGGCCGCCGCGCAGCTCGGCGGACGCGATCTGCTGCGCCTGCGCCAGGCGCGCCAGGAAGACGCGCGCCTGGACCGCCTGGCCAGCCTGCTCGGCGTACCGCGCTCGGCCCTGGCACCGATCAGCCTCGGCGAGGCCTACGCCGCCTACTACCGCAGCAACCTCAACGCCGCCACGCTCCTGGCCTATGGCGAGTTGCTCGAACGGCTGGCCACCGGCCAGGCGCTGGGCAATGAGCAGACTGCCTACCTGCTGTCGGTGATGGGTCGGGTCAAGACCGGCACCCAGCGCCTGCTCGCCGGACTGCCGAAAGACGCCCGCTTCGCCCACAAGACCGGCACCCAACGCGCACGCATCTGTGACTCGGGGCTGATCCAGACGCCCGAACGCGGCACTGCCGAGCCGGTGCTGATCGTCGCCTGCGTGCAGGGCGAAACGTCGCTGGTCAAGGCCGAGCGCGCCCTGCGCCAGGTTGGCGAAGCGCTGACGGCATCGGGCGTACTGACCCGTGACGCACTCAATTGAGGGATTGCCCATGAAAACCCTGTTCGCCGGCTTCGCCCTGCTCGGCTGCGCGGCGCTGTCGCTCTGGCTATGGGCGACGCCCCAGCGCGACGCAGGTTTCGAGGCGCTGGCCGAGCGGTTGCGCGAACTGGACGAGGCCTCCCCCGGCAGGCTGGGCGTCTATCTGCTGCGCCCTGCCGACGGCAGCGAGCTGAACCACCAGGCCGATCGCCGCTGGTACCTGGCCTCGGCCACCAAGGCGGCGATCGCCATCGCCGTGCTGCAGGAGGTCGACGACGGCAAGCTGCAGCTCGACCAGCCGATCACCCTGGAGGAAGGCGACCGGGTCGACGGCTCCGGCGGCCTGGTGTGGGAAGACGCCGGCGCCCGTTACAGCGTCGGCGAACTGCTGCGCGAGATGCTGCAGGAGAGCGACAACACCGCCGCCGACATGCTGATTCGCGCAGCCGGCGTAGAGCGCATCAACGAGCGCATCGCGGCAGCCGCCGGCGGCGACTTTGGCAAGGTCACCCGCCTGCTCGACGTGCGCCGCGAGCTGTACGGGCAACTGCACCCCGACGCCCGCTCACTGGAGAATCGCCAGATCGTCGAAATCGCCGCCGCGCCGCTCGGCCCGAAGCGCGTCGAAGCGGTGGCCAATGCCCTGGATATGAAAACCGATCAGCTCGAGACCCGTGACCTCGACGAAGCCTACCGGCGCTACTACGACACCGGCCTGAACAGCGCGACGCTGGTCGCCTACGGCCAACTGTTCGGCAAACTGGCCAAAGGCGAGCTGC harbors:
- the pip gene encoding prolyl aminopeptidase, with amino-acid sequence MQTLYPEIKPYARHELAVDAPHVLYVDESGSADGLPVLFVHGGPGAGCDAASRRYFDPNLYRIVTFDQRGCGRSTPHASLENNTTWDLVADMERIREHLGIDKWVLFGGSWGSTLSLAYAQKHPDRVQALILRGIFLCRPQEFKWFYQEGASRLFPDYWQDYLAPIPAEEQGDLMQAFYKRLTGADQIAQMHAAKAWSCWEGRTATLRPNPQVVERFAESLRALSIARIECHYFVNDAFLEPNQLLRDMPKIAHLPGIIVHGRYDAICPLDNAWALHQAWPNSELQIIREAGHSAAEPGIADALVRAADEIAHRLLDLAPDEA
- a CDS encoding lipocalin family protein, whose product is MNKRTLGVMALGALLLVGCANSGTGEAPPKTVESVDLERYQGTWYEVARLPMFFQRKCVESEAHYGLQDDGSVSVTNRCREADGQWTQVEGRAVPQVEGKTDKLWVTFDNWFSRLLPGVSKGEYWVLDLDDDYQTALVGHPNRKYLWLLSRTPTISNEVRDELLSVARAQGYDTDELIWREGAKPAQ
- the bamE gene encoding outer membrane protein assembly factor BamE domain-containing protein, which produces MRLRFLALLAGCVMLAACGKVNQENYAKLYSGMNKAEVEDLLGKPSECSGALGMSSCTWGDQVSFISVQYAGDKVIMFSAKGLK
- a CDS encoding DUF924 family protein; amino-acid sequence: MAPWQPLLDWWFGPAGTAVQSAAEKQRLWFGKRDEQDAEASDRFGVLVEQALAGELQGWSADPRGWLAHVLLLDQLPRMIHRDTPLAFAGDARARELAEEGITLGWDRALSPLQRVFIYLVLEHAEDPHQQTRAVQLFGELAEGAGDAERALFAGFLDYARRHQQVIQRFGRFPHRNEILGRASSADELRFLAEPGSRF
- a CDS encoding class 1 fructose-bisphosphatase, which gives rise to MSRVTLSRYLIEQTRSQNTPADLRFLIEVVARACKEISHAVSKGALGGVLGSMGTENVQGEVQKKLDVISNDILLEANEWGGHLAGMASEEMDNAYQIPGKYPKGAYLLVFDPLDGSSNIDVNVSVGTIFSVLRCPSEYLSQNESLNEKAFQQPGTQQVAAGYAIYGPQTMLILTLGNGVKGFTLDRELGSFVLTHDNISVPESTAEFAINMSNQRHWEAPVKRYVDELLAGKEGPLGKNYNMRWIASMVADVHRILTRGGLFMYPRDSREPDKAGKLRLMYEANPMSFIIEQAGGAATDGVQRILDIQPDSLHQRVPVFLGSKEEVERVTGYHKA
- a CDS encoding histidine kinase N-terminal 7TM domain-containing diguanylate cyclase; amino-acid sequence: MNSCLVNAWRLDFAVLLTVVVCVGGVLLARWVINQRDFPGRDTFILMHLASMWWMAMAGLEVASVAPACKMLWATMSWPGIISVPTFWAVFLWQYVSSVRKPLSRRSMLGMILMPLLIWLVVLSNPWHGLFYGAATGPVSDEPGAPIHYDHGPLFYATAVYVYLFMSFSLGVVLRAALISHGVHRRHYLAFVLVTAVPWSANIAYVGFGFVVFGVDPTPFSFVFTLAAFSWLILGVRLFDMVPVARHLLLEALPDPVMVVDTQWRVIEANQAALKLGGLERDWQGLRLKDWPGFGSDLQAQLVEQGELREPLLIQSDADHYFEVRMRPIERLTRHGILVLGQLLYLRDVTQRQIAKLKLAEALALSEERLRTISSLHEQLREQALCDPLTGLYNRRYLDELFGRELARARRERSPLALALIDLDHFKRLNDEYGHLDGDDVLRNVAQYLLVNLRSSDTVFRIGGEEFLLILPGADAREATKRLEAICQGLAQKPIETRSGVRHVTLSAGLALWPEQGKALDELLQAADAALYEAKRRGRNRVCSLLPRVIPAAAEAPVPGKG
- a CDS encoding YkgJ family cysteine cluster protein, whose amino-acid sequence is MKSNLIAAAEIDRLDTWARYTADMCHSCISSCCQLPVEVRLNDLIRIGVVDEFERGEPPRNIARRLQKDGLVERFNQKSGIFTLTRMSNNDCYYLDRKTRLCTIYERRPDTCRNHPRVGPRPGYCAWRPK
- a CDS encoding serine hydrolase, which encodes MRCQLLASFLLVALGAMLAGTATADTRRPEWQEPLLERLQAIAAKQDGELGVYVKDLHSNLAVTLQAERLWYMASGIKVPVAIAVLRGVERGDWGLDTRLALVANDFVDGAGSTNQYGPGERLSVRFLLEQMIIYSDNTATDRLIRLVGLDALNGLVRELVPEGFEPITTLGDVRRHIYAELHPAAAQLGGRDLLRLRQARQEDARLDRLASLLGVPRSALAPISLGEAYAAYYRSNLNAATLLAYGELLERLATGQALGNEQTAYLLSVMGRVKTGTQRLLAGLPKDARFAHKTGTQRARICDSGLIQTPERGTAEPVLIVACVQGETSLVKAERALRQVGEALTASGVLTRDALN
- a CDS encoding serine hydrolase, which gives rise to MKTLFAGFALLGCAALSLWLWATPQRDAGFEALAERLRELDEASPGRLGVYLLRPADGSELNHQADRRWYLASATKAAIAIAVLQEVDDGKLQLDQPITLEEGDRVDGSGGLVWEDAGARYSVGELLREMLQESDNTAADMLIRAAGVERINERIAAAAGGDFGKVTRLLDVRRELYGQLHPDARSLENRQIVEIAAAPLGPKRVEAVANALDMKTDQLETRDLDEAYRRYYDTGLNSATLVAYGQLFGKLAKGELLSDASTELLYDIMGLDSYEAYRLEAGLSEQLPFVQKTGTQQHRACHMGIANPQGDDALVILACAEALDEDAEAGKLFEQVGEAIQELVLDGNAAGAA